In a genomic window of Actinomycetes bacterium:
- a CDS encoding class II fructose-bisphosphate aldolase, whose translation MVYINTKDMLIKARKENFVVGAFNIVNHTSMVSVAEAAIDEKSPIIIQTSQKTVKAMGYMVLVDLVQNLSRETDVPIAMNLDHGTDMDMIENCISHGWSSIMVDGSSLPYEENIEMTKKVVDMAHQKGITVEGELGHIGGTEEQVQVDPDKVMLTDPEVAVDFQKKTGIDSLAVAIGTAHGLYSGEPKLDYDRLARIMEVTDFPIVIHGCSGLSRQVLARIRTYGISKMNISTEIKHKYIDSCDLYIKEHPQEYEPVKKIDFVKEEVKKLVKEYITIFGSADKA comes from the coding sequence ATGGTTTATATAAACACTAAAGACATGTTAATTAAAGCCAGAAAAGAAAATTTTGTGGTAGGGGCTTTTAATATAGTCAATCATACATCCATGGTATCGGTAGCTGAAGCGGCCATAGATGAAAAGTCTCCGATAATTATACAGACCTCCCAGAAAACAGTTAAGGCTATGGGATATATGGTATTGGTAGATTTAGTCCAGAACCTGTCCCGGGAGACCGATGTTCCCATTGCCATGAACCTGGATCATGGAACAGATATGGATATGATTGAAAACTGCATCAGCCATGGGTGGAGTTCCATTATGGTAGATGGTTCCAGCTTGCCCTATGAAGAAAATATTGAAATGACCAAAAAAGTGGTAGATATGGCCCACCAGAAAGGGATTACCGTAGAAGGTGAACTGGGTCACATTGGCGGAACTGAAGAGCAGGTACAGGTGGATCCGGACAAGGTAATGCTGACTGATCCCGAAGTGGCGGTAGATTTTCAAAAGAAGACGGGGATTGACAGTTTAGCGGTAGCCATTGGTACAGCCCATGGTCTTTACTCTGGAGAGCCAAAACTTGATTATGACCGGCTGGCAAGGATAATGGAAGTAACTGACTTTCCAATTGTTATCCATGGATGTTCCGGTTTAAGCAGGCAGGTATTAGCCAGGATAAGGACCTACGGGATTTCTAAGATGAATATATCTACCGAGATAAAGCATAAATACATAGATTCCTGTGATTTATATATAAAAGAACACCCCCAGGAATATGAACCGGTTAAAAAAATAGACTTTGTAAAAGAAGAAGTTAAAAAACTGGTTAAGGAATATATTACAATATTTGGAAGTGCTGATAAAGCCTAA
- a CDS encoding PHP domain-containing protein codes for MLQYLEVLIKPKRNVITINSYKPEYECDLHCHTTRSDGNDSPGRLITKASELGMKAIGMVDHDIGPVLNITHEGKRVEIKQFARGLELDLVQGDEFSCDSNVDDVHIIGYELDWSCDRFKQEVQRAKQSKVDAYHKLCEVLTKEGMPIDYQQDILNYQDVDGNRQQRLPEEVQRKHIFEAMAKKGYAQSWSQAKLMVRDNPGLNVKRNKVSPLEAIYIIKSCRGIAVLAHPYLIDERVDSEVLGKVSRDQYIDKLIDAGLDGMESCYTYDKTTYQGNMSGQQIKEEVEHKYGGRVKFFTGGSDYHNDAKKGASNPRLIGEAGINYNQFKSIFKP; via the coding sequence ATATTACAATATTTGGAAGTGCTGATAAAGCCTAAAAGGAATGTGATAACCATTAATAGCTACAAACCAGAATATGAATGCGACCTTCATTGCCATACCACCCGGTCTGATGGGAATGACAGTCCCGGCCGGCTGATAACTAAGGCTTCAGAGCTGGGCATGAAAGCAATAGGGATGGTAGATCATGATATTGGTCCGGTTTTGAATATAACCCATGAGGGGAAGAGGGTTGAAATAAAGCAGTTTGCCCGTGGCCTGGAACTTGATCTGGTTCAAGGCGATGAGTTTTCCTGTGACAGTAATGTGGATGATGTACATATAATCGGGTACGAACTGGATTGGAGCTGTGATCGTTTCAAGCAGGAAGTTCAGAGGGCCAAACAAAGCAAGGTAGATGCTTACCATAAATTATGTGAGGTGCTGACCAAAGAAGGTATGCCCATAGATTACCAGCAGGATATATTAAACTACCAGGATGTTGATGGCAACCGGCAGCAGAGGCTTCCGGAAGAGGTGCAAAGAAAACATATATTTGAGGCTATGGCCAAAAAAGGTTATGCCCAATCCTGGAGCCAGGCTAAATTGATGGTCAGAGATAACCCCGGGCTTAATGTAAAAAGGAACAAGGTAAGTCCTCTGGAGGCTATATATATAATTAAATCTTGCCGGGGGATTGCGGTGCTGGCTCATCCCTACCTTATAGATGAGCGGGTAGATTCAGAGGTTCTGGGCAAGGTAAGCAGAGACCAGTATATAGATAAACTGATAGATGCCGGCCTGGACGGCATGGAATCCTGCTATACTTATGATAAGACCACTTACCAGGGGAACATGTCCGGGCAGCAGATAAAGGAAGAAGTAGAGCACAAATATGGCGGCAGGGTTAAATTCTTTACCGGCGGTTCTGATTACCATAATGACGCTAAAAAAGGAGCTTCCAACCCCAGGCTTATAGGGGAAGCAGGGATAAACTATAATCAGTTTAAATCCATATTCAAACCATAA